The following are from one region of the Nicotiana tomentosiformis chromosome 7, ASM39032v3, whole genome shotgun sequence genome:
- the LOC138895946 gene encoding uncharacterized protein, which produces MENFENKPKSNLDETETVNLGDSETIKETRVSIHLSPSEKEEYIRFLKEYEDIFAWSYDYMTENPVDGEHEPLKTYFPDEEVSFVGEDITESYDGCRMFVDGAANFKGVGIGAVLVSETGQHYPVSAKLRFPCTNNMAEYEACILGLKLAIDMNVQELLVIGDSDLFVHQVLGEWATKNTKILPYLYYVQELKKRFTKIEFKHVPRVQNEFTDALATLSSMIQHPHKNFIDPIPVGIHNQPAYYAHVEEEIDGNP; this is translated from the exons atggaaaattttgaaaacaagcctaagtccaatttggatgagactgaaaccgttaatttgggagactctgaaacaatcaaggaaactcgtgtaagcattcacctatcgccgtcagagaaagaagaatacatccGGTTCTTGAAagagtatgaggatatttttgcatggtcctatgattatatgactg aaaatcctgtagacggagagcacgaaccactaaaaacgtattttcccgacgaagaggtatcattcgtaggagaagatatcactgaaTCCTATGATGGTTGTAGAATGTTCGTCGATGGAGctgcaaatttcaaaggagtgggtattggagcagttttagtgTCAGAGACaggtcaacactatccagtatccgcaaagctcaggtttccatgtaccaacaatatggcagaatatgaggcttgcatcttgggactcaagttggccattgacatgaacgttcaggaattgctggtaattggtGACTCAGACCTTTTCgtacatcaggttctaggagaatgggctacaaagaataccaaaatactaCCGTATTTGTATTATGTACAAGAATTGAagaagagattcacaaagatagagttcaaacatgttccaagagTCCAGAATGAGTTcacagatgcattggccactctatcttccatgatacaacacccacacaagaatttcatcgaccctatcCCGGTAGGGATTCATAACCAGCCAGCTTattatgctcatgttgaagaagaaattgatggaaatccatga
- the LOC138895947 gene encoding uncharacterized protein: protein MGRSYHFAQLGYRTTVRTSTGTTPYLLVYGLEAVMPAEVEIPSLRIIQEVELNDAEWIRSRYEELAFIDGKRMNSVCHDQLYQNRMFRAFNKRVRPRQFTPGQLVLKRIFPYQDEAKRKFSPNWQEPYMIHKVLTGRALILADMDGEIWPKPINSDATKRYYV, encoded by the coding sequence ATGGGGAGAAGTTACCATTTTGCCCAACTTGGATATCGcaccacggttcgcacatcaactgggacaactccttatttgctggtctatggtCTTGAAGCTGTCATGCCTGCCGAAGTAGAAATTCCatctttgagaatcatacaagaggttGAACTCaatgatgcagaatggatacgaagtCGTTATGAAGAATTGGCTTTCATTGACGGAAAAAGAATGAACTCAGTATGTCACGATCAactttaccagaacagaatgtTCCGAGCTTTCAATAAAAGGGTCAGGCCCAGACAATTCACACCagggcagttggtgctaaagcggatcttcccgtatcaagatgaagccaaaagGAAATTTTCACCTAATTGGCAAGAGCCCTACATGATTCACAAAGTACTAACAGGAAgagcactcatacttgcagatatggacggagagatttggccaaaacctatcaactcagacgcaaccaagagatattatgtttag